One window of Kosakonia cowanii JCM 10956 = DSM 18146 genomic DNA carries:
- a CDS encoding protein-disulfide reductase DsbD family protein, producing MLTAMLAAFAGGIILNFMPCVFPIISLKALGLLRHTGDPAQTRREGLGFLLGTVATMLILAGILLALRAGGSAVGWGFQLQSPLVIAALALIVLAAALNLLGVFEVGLSVQRAGEIRVERGAFIRAALTGALSIIVATPCAAPFMAGAIGYALVQPPTVALAIFFALALGFAAPFSLISLFPALGKWLPRPGAWMNTLKHGLAFPMFGAFGWLVWVLAQQAGTTALAAIIAASVVVSFAAWLYGMAQQRRFAGRDHKGLFAATALLIIAALAPLPTVVNNGAALASSQVAETSWSPQKVAENRGHGKAIFVNFTASWCITCQVNEKTSLSTEAVKTALAKSGTLYMVADSTKFNADIDDALNELGQGSLPLYVVYPADGGAPTILPQVLTPTIVVNALNAASGKKT from the coding sequence ATGTTAACCGCCATGCTCGCCGCCTTCGCAGGCGGCATTATTCTCAACTTTATGCCCTGCGTGTTTCCGATTATCTCGCTGAAAGCGCTGGGCCTCCTGCGCCATACCGGGGATCCAGCGCAGACGCGCCGCGAAGGGCTGGGGTTTTTACTCGGTACCGTGGCGACCATGCTGATCCTCGCCGGCATCCTGCTTGCGCTGCGCGCCGGCGGCAGCGCCGTTGGCTGGGGCTTTCAGCTGCAATCACCGCTGGTTATCGCCGCGCTGGCGCTGATTGTGCTGGCGGCAGCGCTCAACTTGCTCGGCGTGTTTGAAGTGGGCCTCTCCGTGCAGCGGGCCGGAGAGATCCGCGTCGAACGCGGGGCATTTATCCGCGCGGCGCTGACCGGCGCGCTCTCCATTATTGTTGCTACCCCCTGCGCCGCACCGTTTATGGCGGGGGCCATTGGCTATGCGCTGGTACAACCGCCCACCGTCGCGCTGGCGATCTTCTTCGCCCTCGCGCTCGGCTTTGCCGCACCGTTTAGCCTGATTTCGCTCTTCCCCGCTCTCGGCAAATGGCTGCCGCGACCCGGCGCGTGGATGAACACCCTGAAACACGGGCTGGCCTTTCCAATGTTTGGTGCCTTCGGCTGGCTGGTGTGGGTGCTGGCGCAGCAGGCGGGCACCACGGCGCTGGCGGCGATCATTGCTGCCTCGGTGGTGGTGAGCTTCGCCGCCTGGCTCTATGGCATGGCGCAGCAGCGCCGCTTCGCCGGGCGCGACCATAAAGGGTTGTTCGCCGCCACCGCACTGCTGATCATCGCCGCCCTTGCCCCGCTGCCAACGGTGGTGAACAACGGCGCGGCGCTGGCCTCGTCGCAGGTAGCGGAGACCAGCTGGTCGCCGCAAAAAGTGGCGGAGAATCGCGGGCACGGGAAAGCGATTTTCGTCAACTTCACCGCCTCCTGGTGCATCACCTGCCAGGTGAATGAGAAGACCTCGCTCTCAACCGAGGCGGTCAAAACGGCGCTGGCGAAGAGTGGCACCCTCTACATGGTGGCGGACTCGACGAAATTTAATGCCGATATTGATGACGCGCTCAACGAGCTGGGCCAGGGCAGCCTGCCGCTCTATGTCGTCTACCCGGCGGATGGCGGCGCGCCGACCATCCTGCCGCAGGTGCTAACGCCGACAATTGTGGTCAATGCCCTGAACGCAGCGAGCGGCAAAAAAACCTAA
- a CDS encoding sigma-70 family RNA polymerase sigma factor has protein sequence MEKAEAAREEWPHLMAQAQAGDSQAYTRLLKALVPVIRTLARKQVADDELVEDVIQDVLLTLHRVRHTYDPAAPFLPWLMAIAHARTVDALRKRGRHQQREVADELLPEPVADAHPTLHEEELAALLAQLPARQRQVIEHFHLREMSLAETATRHNLTVSAVKSLLHRALNNLRRLGALHGRS, from the coding sequence ATGGAAAAAGCGGAGGCAGCGCGGGAAGAGTGGCCGCATCTGATGGCTCAGGCGCAGGCTGGCGACAGCCAGGCCTATACCCGGCTGCTTAAAGCGCTGGTGCCGGTTATCCGCACGCTTGCGCGTAAGCAGGTAGCCGACGACGAGCTGGTCGAGGATGTGATTCAGGATGTGCTGCTGACCCTGCACCGGGTTCGCCACACCTACGATCCCGCTGCGCCCTTTTTACCGTGGCTGATGGCGATTGCTCATGCCCGCACGGTGGATGCGCTGCGAAAACGCGGTCGCCATCAACAGCGGGAAGTGGCGGACGAGCTGCTGCCGGAACCGGTCGCAGATGCTCACCCTACTCTGCATGAAGAGGAGCTGGCGGCGCTGCTCGCCCAGTTACCCGCACGCCAGCGCCAGGTGATTGAGCATTTTCACCTGCGTGAAATGAGCCTTGCTGAAACCGCGACGCGGCACAACCTGACGGTCTCCGCCGTCAAATCGCTGCTGCATCGCGCCCTGAATAATCTTCGTCGGTTAGGAGCCCTTCATGGCCGATCATGA
- a CDS encoding NrsF family protein — translation MADHEWLIEKLGRSAEPVKRPWRSGWRVASWLAVALPCGVIVSLLLNRTQTDWSHAGAAWAMLQLLLTFATGTLAIRNAFLLSIAGQRPLGWGWFAPLVSLWLATTFLNLHLHRVPASGMVEGPNCYLFMLAVSVPMAAIVVGYLRRTRTLFPARSLGAAGAGVACMALTLLSLCHPTHISAADLLMHIAAVSTIVLLTVVLGYRWVSLP, via the coding sequence ATGGCCGATCATGAGTGGTTAATTGAGAAACTTGGTCGTTCGGCAGAGCCGGTAAAACGGCCCTGGCGCAGCGGCTGGCGGGTGGCAAGCTGGCTTGCCGTGGCATTGCCATGCGGGGTGATAGTCAGCCTGCTGTTAAACAGAACACAGACTGACTGGTCGCACGCCGGCGCTGCGTGGGCGATGCTGCAACTGCTGCTCACCTTCGCCACCGGCACGCTGGCGATCCGCAACGCCTTTCTGCTCAGTATTGCCGGGCAGCGTCCGCTCGGCTGGGGCTGGTTTGCGCCGCTGGTCAGCCTCTGGCTGGCAACAACGTTTTTGAATCTGCATCTGCATCGCGTTCCGGCGAGCGGCATGGTCGAGGGGCCAAACTGCTACCTCTTTATGCTGGCGGTGAGCGTGCCGATGGCGGCAATCGTGGTCGGCTACCTGCGCCGCACCCGCACGCTCTTTCCCGCCCGCAGCCTTGGCGCCGCGGGTGCAGGGGTCGCCTGTATGGCGCTGACCCTGCTCTCGCTCTGCCACCCGACGCACATCAGCGCGGCGGATCTGCTGATGCATATCGCCGCGGTGAGCACCATTGTGCTGCTCACCGTGGTGCTCGGTTACCGCTGGGTTTCCCTGCCGTAA
- a CDS encoding ABC transporter ATP-binding protein, which yields MIELTVENLHLTYGDNPVLKGVSMDLKRGEVVSLLGPSGSGKTTLLRAVAGLEKPTQGRITIGKNMVYDGTPRSEVPAEERNLGLVFQSYALWPHKTVFENVAYPLKLRKIAAHEISQRVQSVLDQLGLGALGQRHPHQLSGGQQQRVAIGRALVYNPPVILLDEPLSNLDAKLREEARVFLRELIVKLGLSALMVTHDQNEAMAISDRILLLNNGVIEQQGTPQEMYSKPSTLFTAEFMGSNNRLHGKVTEVSNGRARIEGAQWALWGMAGPGVNVGQEGTAVIRVESLRLTETPQDNSLDLPMLTSMYLGDRWEYLFRTPVDDYVVRVYGTQSRAAQNYRVVLPADQLWIFPKK from the coding sequence ATGATTGAGCTAACGGTAGAGAACTTACACCTGACCTACGGCGACAACCCGGTGTTAAAGGGCGTGTCGATGGATCTCAAACGTGGCGAAGTGGTCTCCCTGCTTGGCCCCTCCGGCAGCGGGAAAACCACGCTACTGCGCGCCGTTGCCGGGCTGGAGAAGCCCACCCAGGGGCGCATCACCATTGGCAAAAATATGGTTTACGATGGCACACCGCGCAGCGAAGTGCCGGCGGAGGAGCGTAACCTCGGGCTGGTGTTCCAGTCCTACGCCCTGTGGCCGCACAAAACCGTGTTTGAGAATGTCGCCTACCCGCTGAAGCTGCGCAAAATTGCCGCTCACGAGATTAGCCAGCGGGTGCAGAGTGTGCTCGATCAACTTGGCCTCGGCGCACTCGGCCAGCGCCACCCTCATCAGCTTTCGGGCGGTCAGCAGCAGCGCGTCGCCATTGGCCGCGCGCTGGTCTATAACCCGCCGGTGATCCTGCTTGATGAACCGCTCTCTAACCTCGATGCCAAGCTGCGCGAAGAGGCTCGTGTCTTTCTGCGCGAGTTGATCGTCAAGCTCGGGCTGTCGGCGCTGATGGTGACTCACGATCAGAATGAGGCGATGGCGATTTCCGACCGCATTTTGCTGCTCAACAATGGGGTGATTGAGCAGCAGGGCACGCCGCAGGAGATGTACAGCAAGCCTTCAACACTCTTTACCGCCGAGTTTATGGGCAGCAACAACCGCCTGCATGGCAAAGTGACGGAAGTCTCCAATGGCCGCGCGCGCATTGAAGGGGCGCAGTGGGCGCTATGGGGCATGGCCGGGCCGGGCGTTAACGTGGGGCAAGAGGGGACGGCGGTGATCCGCGTGGAGAGCCTGCGGCTAACCGAGACGCCGCAGGATAACTCGCTGGATCTGCCGATGCTCACCAGCATGTACCTTGGTGACCGCTGGGAGTACCTCTTCCGCACGCCGGTTGATGACTATGTGGTGCGCGTCTACGGCACGCAGTCACGTGCGGCGCAAAACTACCGCGTGGTGCTGCCTGCCGATCAGTTGTGGATCTTCCCGAAAAAGTGA
- a CDS encoding ABC transporter permease, translating to MNIVRRKWQGLPRGVTVLITALVIYVPLLFIVVQSFLSAPFFSRSKELSLESFAFIFTDPDFYLALKSGFILAFGLVFIAIPLGGILAFLMVRTDLPGRRFIEPLILVPIFVSPMVLGFGYVVSAGPVGFLSQWAQQLLGFVPWNIYSMFSIVVIAGLTHVPHAYLYISSALRSVGSDVEEAARTVGASPLQVMTSVSLPMVRPSILYACVLLFFLGLEVFGLMLVLGDPEGNMVLATYLYKLTNKLGTPSYHLMAAVAVVLICITIPLVMLQRRLMRTANRFVTMKGKASQARALPLGKWRWVAGAVVVAWLTVTIGVPLLGVVLRAFISHWGVGVPLWDNVSLETFRNIWQQPNLLRAIVNSMAIGVFGGALAVICYLFVGIAMHRKQDNVTRFLDYSVLVPRAVPGLLAGLAFLWVFLFLPMWLDQSLKNGWLSGLPVSEWLRDNLIVWLRSLRNTIFSVWLAYTVVWMAYGLRLISSTLLQVGPELEEAARSTGATPGQVTRHVTVPLSRYGLIGSWLLMFLIFEREYSTGVYLLSPGTETIGSMLVSLWAAGAIDIVAALSFINILLVVIGLGVALRFGVKLHD from the coding sequence ATGAATATCGTGCGCAGAAAATGGCAAGGGTTACCGCGCGGCGTAACGGTCCTGATTACCGCCCTGGTGATCTACGTTCCGTTATTATTTATCGTCGTACAGAGTTTTCTTTCAGCGCCTTTCTTCTCCCGCAGTAAGGAGCTGAGCCTCGAATCCTTCGCCTTTATCTTCACCGACCCCGATTTTTACCTCGCCTTAAAGTCCGGCTTTATTCTCGCCTTTGGGCTGGTGTTTATTGCCATTCCGCTCGGCGGCATTCTCGCCTTCTTAATGGTGCGTACTGACCTGCCGGGACGGCGCTTTATTGAGCCGCTGATCCTGGTGCCCATTTTCGTCTCGCCGATGGTGCTTGGCTTTGGCTATGTCGTCTCTGCCGGGCCGGTGGGCTTCTTGTCGCAATGGGCGCAACAGCTGCTGGGGTTTGTGCCGTGGAATATCTACTCGATGTTCAGCATCGTGGTGATCGCCGGGTTGACGCACGTGCCGCACGCCTATCTCTATATCTCGTCGGCGCTGCGCAGCGTTGGCTCAGATGTCGAGGAGGCCGCGCGCACGGTGGGGGCCTCGCCTTTACAGGTGATGACCTCTGTCAGCCTGCCGATGGTGCGCCCCTCAATCCTTTATGCCTGCGTACTGCTCTTTTTCCTCGGGCTGGAGGTGTTCGGCCTGATGCTGGTGCTTGGCGATCCCGAAGGCAACATGGTGCTGGCGACCTATCTCTATAAGTTGACCAACAAGCTCGGCACCCCTTCTTATCACCTGATGGCCGCCGTGGCGGTAGTGCTGATCTGCATCACCATTCCGCTGGTAATGCTGCAACGTCGCTTAATGCGTACCGCGAACCGCTTTGTCACCATGAAAGGCAAAGCGTCGCAGGCACGCGCGCTGCCGCTGGGCAAATGGCGCTGGGTGGCAGGTGCAGTGGTGGTGGCGTGGCTGACGGTCACAATCGGTGTGCCGCTGCTGGGCGTGGTGCTGCGCGCCTTTATCTCCCACTGGGGGGTTGGCGTGCCGCTGTGGGATAACGTCTCGCTGGAGACCTTCCGCAATATCTGGCAGCAGCCGAACTTGCTGCGGGCGATCGTCAACTCGATGGCGATTGGCGTCTTCGGCGGCGCGCTGGCGGTGATCTGCTATCTGTTTGTCGGCATCGCGATGCACCGCAAGCAGGATAACGTTACCCGTTTCCTCGACTACAGCGTGCTGGTGCCGCGCGCGGTGCCGGGTCTGCTCGCCGGTCTCGCCTTTTTGTGGGTCTTCCTCTTCTTACCGATGTGGCTCGATCAATCCCTGAAAAACGGCTGGCTGTCGGGGCTGCCGGTCTCTGAGTGGCTGCGTGACAACCTGATTGTCTGGTTGCGTTCGCTGCGCAACACCATCTTCAGCGTCTGGCTGGCCTACACCGTGGTGTGGATGGCTTATGGCCTGCGCCTTATCTCCTCGACGTTGCTGCAAGTCGGCCCGGAGCTGGAAGAGGCGGCGCGTAGCACCGGCGCAACACCGGGGCAGGTGACCCGCCATGTGACGGTGCCGCTGTCGCGCTATGGCCTGATCGGCTCCTGGCTGCTGATGTTTTTGATCTTTGAGCGCGAATACTCCACTGGGGTATATCTGCTCTCGCCCGGCACGGAAACCATCGGCTCGATGCTGGTGTCGCTGTGGGCAGCGGGCGCTATCGATATTGTCGCGGCCCTCTCGTTTATCAATATTTTGCTGGTGGTCATCGGTCTTGGTGTGGCCCTGCGTTTTGGAGTGAAATTACATGATTGA